The following coding sequences are from one Roseburia hominis A2-183 window:
- a CDS encoding TIGR03905 family TSCPD domain-containing protein, whose amino-acid sequence MTYTYKTKGTCSTQIDLELEGNIVHNVKFTGGCNGNLQAIPKLVEGLTVEQVEEKIGGISCNGRPTSCGDQLAKACREAYEASKQA is encoded by the coding sequence ATGACATACACATATAAGACCAAGGGCACCTGCTCCACACAGATTGATCTTGAATTAGAGGGCAACATCGTGCATAACGTAAAGTTCACCGGCGGCTGCAACGGCAATCTTCAAGCGATTCCGAAGCTCGTCGAGGGTCTTACCGTCGAGCAGGTTGAGGAGAAAATCGGCGGCATCTCCTGCAACGGACGCCCGACTTCCTGCGGCGATCAGCTGGCTAAGGCCTGTCGCGAAGCCTACGAGGCATCCAAGCAGGCGTAA
- a CDS encoding aspartate kinase: MIKVVKFGGSSLASAEQFAKVGKIIQADKERRYVVPSAPGKRNAKDTKVTDMLYACYALVEAEEDFRVPLMKIKDRYDTIINGLNLKLSLEEEFKKISENFKNKAGVDYAASRGEYLNGIIMANYLGYEFVDAAEVISFEEDGTFDAEKTNKVLAERLEKCERAVIPGFYGALPDGTIKTFSRGGSDITGSIVARAVHATCYENWTDVSGFLIADPRIIKDPQPIKTITYRELRELSYMGASVLHEDAVFPVRKAGIPINIRNTNAPDDEGTWIVESTCHQSKYTITGIAGKKGFVSVNIDKDMMNSEVGFGRKVLSAFEENNISFEHMPSGIDTMTIFVHQPEFEGKEQAVISAIHRLAKPDSIELEGDLALIAVVGRGMKSTRGTAGRIFSALAHANINVKMIDQGSSELNIIIGVSNADFEPAIRAIYDIFVETQL; the protein is encoded by the coding sequence ATGATTAAAGTTGTGAAGTTTGGCGGCAGCTCTCTGGCAAGTGCGGAACAGTTTGCAAAAGTGGGGAAGATCATTCAGGCGGATAAGGAAAGACGTTATGTAGTGCCGAGTGCCCCGGGAAAACGCAATGCCAAGGACACCAAGGTCACAGATATGTTATATGCCTGTTATGCGCTGGTGGAGGCGGAGGAGGATTTCCGCGTGCCGCTGATGAAGATCAAGGACCGCTATGACACAATTATCAATGGACTGAATCTGAAGCTGTCACTGGAGGAAGAATTCAAAAAGATCAGTGAGAACTTTAAAAATAAAGCGGGGGTTGACTATGCGGCGTCCCGCGGCGAATATCTGAACGGTATTATTATGGCGAATTACCTTGGCTACGAGTTTGTGGATGCGGCAGAGGTGATTTCCTTCGAGGAGGACGGAACTTTTGACGCGGAGAAGACCAACAAGGTGCTGGCAGAGCGTCTGGAGAAATGCGAGCGTGCGGTAATTCCGGGATTCTACGGGGCACTGCCGGACGGAACGATCAAGACCTTTTCCAGAGGCGGTTCCGACATCACGGGATCCATCGTGGCGCGTGCGGTACATGCCACCTGCTATGAGAACTGGACGGATGTGTCGGGCTTTCTCATTGCAGATCCGCGCATCATTAAGGATCCGCAGCCGATCAAGACGATCACATACCGTGAGCTGCGCGAGCTTTCCTATATGGGCGCCAGCGTGCTTCATGAGGACGCAGTGTTCCCGGTGAGAAAAGCAGGAATTCCGATCAACATCCGCAATACCAACGCGCCGGATGACGAGGGAACCTGGATCGTGGAGAGCACCTGCCATCAGTCAAAATACACCATTACCGGTATTGCCGGCAAAAAAGGTTTTGTTTCCGTCAATATTGATAAGGATATGATGAATTCCGAGGTTGGATTCGGGAGAAAAGTATTGTCCGCGTTTGAGGAGAATAATATCTCATTCGAGCATATGCCGTCTGGCATCGACACGATGACAATCTTCGTTCACCAGCCGGAATTCGAGGGCAAGGAGCAGGCAGTGATCTCAGCAATTCACCGTCTGGCAAAGCCGGACAGTATCGAGCTGGAGGGTGATCTGGCGCTGATCGCGGTTGTGGGACGCGGCATGAAGTCGACCAGAGGAACGGCAGGCCGTATCTTCTCGGCACTGGCACATGCAAACATCAACGTCAAGATGATCGATCAGGGATCTTCTGAGCTTAACATTATTATCGGTGTGAGCAATGCGGATTTTGAACCGGCAATCCGTGCGATCTATGACATTTTCGTGGAGACCCAGCTTTAA
- a CDS encoding dipicolinate synthase subunit B → MDFSNYNIGLGITGSFCTFAKARKEIQRLCDMGANVVPVFSFNAQTCDTRFGSAKDYVDGICEITGNEGIRTICAAEPIGPNNFLDIMVIAPCTGNTAAKLCNGITDTPVLMATKAHMRNGKPLVIAISTNDALGASFKNIGMLMNMKNIYFVPFGQDNCKSKPNSMIAKMELLPDTIEAALAGKQIQPILQTPT, encoded by the coding sequence ATGGATTTTTCCAATTATAATATCGGGCTTGGAATTACCGGTTCGTTTTGTACGTTTGCGAAAGCAAGAAAAGAAATACAGCGGCTGTGCGATATGGGCGCCAATGTGGTGCCGGTTTTTTCATTTAATGCGCAGACGTGTGACACGCGGTTCGGAAGTGCGAAAGATTATGTGGACGGAATCTGCGAGATTACCGGAAATGAGGGCATCCGTACCATCTGTGCGGCGGAGCCGATCGGACCGAATAATTTTCTGGACATCATGGTCATTGCGCCCTGCACCGGAAATACGGCGGCAAAACTCTGCAACGGAATCACGGATACGCCGGTGCTGATGGCGACCAAAGCGCATATGCGCAACGGTAAGCCGCTTGTGATTGCCATCTCGACGAACGATGCGCTCGGCGCCAGCTTTAAGAATATCGGAATGCTGATGAATATGAAAAATATTTATTTCGTTCCGTTCGGGCAGGACAACTGCAAGAGCAAGCCGAACTCCATGATTGCAAAAATGGAGCTCCTGCCGGACACAATCGAGGCGGCGCTCGCCGGCAAACAGATCCAGCCGATTCTGCAGACCCCGACGTAA
- a CDS encoding L,D-transpeptidase, which yields MKNNKHEQNELQRMMEGRAARMIAAAVTVFLCVLTLFEFVALKMEWNVPALAVLSGDNGLWTREYQREELVMDGSTENILLADDGETPLTGSGENAKTNVGENGSGGTAQTGENAGNGEDLQVEGTEAVRQEETETPDVSGTGKAEADVKETQTPEFSYYIRINRKQNCVTIYTQDEEGEYTVPYKAMVCSTGLYNATPRGTYQISTKYLWRELYGGVYGQYATRIHGGILFHSVPYYKRAKDTLCTDKYNKLGQQASMGCVRLTVEDAKWIAENCPEGTTVEIYDGEDPGPLGKPEAQKLDKSDPDCHWDPTDPDEENPWQQTETSVTESEQEKQIK from the coding sequence ATGAAGAACAACAAGCACGAGCAAAATGAATTACAGCGTATGATGGAAGGCAGGGCTGCCCGCATGATTGCGGCTGCAGTCACTGTCTTTTTGTGCGTACTGACATTGTTTGAATTTGTTGCGCTCAAGATGGAGTGGAATGTGCCTGCACTGGCGGTGCTAAGCGGCGACAACGGACTGTGGACCAGGGAGTACCAGCGGGAAGAACTGGTGATGGACGGCAGCACGGAAAACATTCTGCTCGCAGACGATGGAGAGACACCGCTCACAGGAAGTGGTGAGAATGCCAAAACGAATGTGGGGGAAAACGGAAGCGGCGGGACGGCGCAGACCGGTGAAAATGCAGGGAACGGGGAAGACTTGCAGGTGGAAGGGACAGAAGCGGTGCGGCAGGAAGAGACTGAGACGCCGGATGTAAGCGGAACCGGAAAAGCGGAAGCGGATGTTAAGGAGACGCAGACACCGGAATTTTCGTATTATATCCGCATCAATCGCAAGCAGAACTGCGTCACGATCTACACCCAGGATGAGGAGGGGGAGTATACGGTACCCTATAAGGCAATGGTATGCTCGACCGGACTTTACAACGCAACGCCGCGCGGAACTTACCAGATTTCCACCAAGTATCTGTGGCGGGAACTCTATGGCGGTGTGTATGGGCAGTACGCGACGCGGATTCACGGGGGAATCCTGTTCCATTCTGTGCCCTATTACAAGCGCGCAAAGGATACACTCTGTACGGACAAGTATAACAAGCTGGGACAGCAGGCGTCGATGGGCTGCGTAAGACTGACGGTGGAGGATGCAAAATGGATTGCGGAGAACTGCCCGGAAGGCACTACGGTTGAAATATACGACGGGGAAGACCCGGGGCCGCTCGGGAAACCGGAGGCACAAAAACTGGATAAATCAGATCCGGACTGCCACTGGGATCCGACTGATCCGGATGAGGAAAATCCCTGGCAGCAGACGGAGACGTCCGTGACGGAGAGCGAGCAGGAAAAACAGATAAAATAG
- a CDS encoding metallophosphoesterase family protein produces the protein MGCYRRIDRALEHALHLPLGTGSRYVVISDCHRGEGTTNDNFLKNAYLYEAAMEHYIKRGFFYLELGDGEELWENRCMDRIVHYHETVYEMFACLQSRNALCRIYGNHNMELRKILPEAIILDNCEGGRDVCMIHGHQADFFNSVCWRLSRALVRYVWKPLERSGVNDPTSAARNYKKAVRYEQCLAGWTRLHDRYLIAGHSHRPRLPENGELYLNAGSCVHPGCITAIELEQMQMTLVKWKVATRPDMTMYVVREKLAGPVAIL, from the coding sequence ATGGGATGTTATCGAAGGATTGACAGGGCATTGGAACATGCCCTGCACCTTCCGCTTGGCACGGGCAGCCGCTATGTGGTGATCAGTGACTGCCACAGAGGGGAAGGGACAACAAATGACAATTTCCTGAAAAACGCGTACCTGTACGAGGCGGCGATGGAACATTATATAAAGAGAGGATTCTTCTATCTGGAACTGGGGGACGGGGAGGAACTCTGGGAAAACCGCTGCATGGACCGGATTGTGCACTATCACGAGACCGTGTATGAGATGTTTGCTTGTCTGCAAAGCCGGAATGCGCTGTGCCGCATCTATGGAAACCACAATATGGAGCTGAGAAAAATCCTGCCGGAGGCGATTATATTAGATAATTGCGAGGGCGGAAGGGATGTCTGCATGATTCACGGGCATCAGGCGGATTTTTTTAATTCTGTGTGCTGGAGGCTCTCCAGAGCTCTGGTGCGCTACGTGTGGAAACCGTTGGAGCGCTCCGGCGTGAATGATCCCACGAGTGCGGCGCGCAATTATAAAAAGGCGGTCCGGTATGAACAGTGCCTGGCGGGCTGGACCAGACTTCACGACCGTTATCTGATTGCCGGCCATTCACACAGACCGAGACTGCCGGAAAACGGGGAGCTGTATCTGAATGCGGGAAGCTGTGTGCATCCCGGGTGCATCACTGCCATCGAACTGGAACAGATGCAGATGACGCTTGTGAAATGGAAGGTGGCGACGCGCCCGGACATGACCATGTATGTGGTACGTGAGAAGCTTGCCGGACCGGTTGCCATTTTGTAG
- a CDS encoding dipicolinate synthase subunit DpsA — protein sequence MNRQTILLISDMRQVYLAEIMTKRGLNVRCLDIRNSGTVKEQIEKLKSFLAEADMLILPIPVTKIPEQKMLNDILNKNLTNDTLVLGGCFSTEQQELLERRDIHYLDFMKDEIVTEENAVATAEGVIAELVNHSPYNIEEAKIIVTGYGCCGRAVAARLKALGARVTVLARRREVRKLAKKDGFYAADFAFGPEEAMGAAMLVNTVPAPVVTGAIIRELPRDAYILDIASKPGGTDFACARECGIRADLALGLPGKYAPKESAYILDRAVERFVRKEHEM from the coding sequence ATGAATAGACAGACCATACTTCTCATCAGTGACATGCGCCAGGTTTATCTGGCGGAGATTATGACCAAAAGAGGACTCAACGTACGCTGCCTGGATATCAGAAACAGCGGGACGGTAAAAGAACAAATCGAGAAGTTGAAAAGTTTTCTGGCGGAGGCGGATATGCTGATCCTCCCGATTCCGGTGACAAAGATACCGGAACAGAAAATGCTGAACGATATATTGAATAAAAACCTGACGAACGATACGCTGGTGCTTGGAGGCTGCTTCTCCACAGAACAGCAGGAGCTTTTGGAGCGCCGGGACATTCACTATCTGGATTTTATGAAAGATGAGATTGTGACGGAAGAAAATGCAGTGGCGACGGCGGAGGGCGTGATCGCGGAGCTTGTGAACCACAGCCCTTATAACATTGAGGAGGCAAAAATTATCGTCACCGGTTACGGCTGCTGCGGCAGAGCGGTGGCTGCGAGGCTGAAAGCGCTCGGCGCGCGCGTGACGGTGCTGGCAAGAAGACGGGAAGTGCGCAAACTTGCCAAGAAGGATGGATTTTATGCCGCGGATTTTGCGTTTGGACCGGAGGAAGCGATGGGGGCGGCAATGCTGGTCAACACGGTTCCTGCGCCTGTGGTTACAGGTGCGATCATCCGCGAACTGCCGCGGGATGCATATATTTTAGACATCGCGTCCAAACCGGGCGGTACGGATTTTGCCTGCGCCAGAGAGTGCGGCATCCGTGCGGATCTGGCACTTGGACTTCCGGGAAAATATGCGCCGAAGGAGAGCGCCTATATTCTGGACCGGGCGGTGGAGAGATTCGTGCGAAAGGAGCATGAAATGTGA